The following proteins come from a genomic window of Prionailurus viverrinus isolate Anna chromosome D1, UM_Priviv_1.0, whole genome shotgun sequence:
- the LOC125177184 gene encoding olfactory receptor 52N1, with translation MSFLNDTSLTPVSFILNGIPGLEEVHLWISFPLCTMYSIAITGNFGLIYLIYSEEALHRPMYIFLALLSFTDVLMCTSTLPNTLCILWFNLKEIDFKACLAQMFFVHTFTGMESGVLMLMALDRYVAICYPLRYATILTNSVISKAGLLTFLRGVILVIPFTFLTKHLPYCRGNVIPHTYCDHMSVAKISCGNVRINAIYGLMVALLIGGFDILCITISYTMILRAVVSLSSADARQKAFSTCTAHICAIVITYVPAFFTFFTHRFGGHTIPPHIHIIMANLYLLMPPTMNPIVYGVKTKQIREIVIRFLFKEKDNSHNI, from the coding sequence ATGTCATTCCTAAATGACACCAGCCTAACTCCAGTTTCATTCATCCTAAATGGCATCCCCGGGCTGGAAGAAGTACATTTGTGGATCTCCTTCCCCCTGTGTACCATGTACAGCATTGCCATCACAGGAAACTTTGGTCTTATATACCTCATTTACTCTGAAGAAGCCCTACACAGACCTATGTACATTTTCCTAGCCCTTCTATCCTTCACAGATGTGCTCATGTGCACCAGCACTCTTCCCAACACCCTCTGCATATTGTGGTTCAACCTCAAGGAGATTGATTTCAAGGCCTGCCTGGCCCAGATGTTCTTTGTGCACACTTTCACAGGAATGGAGTCTGGGGTGCTCATGCTCATGGCCCTggaccgctatgtggccatctgctATCCCCTGCGCTATGCTACTATCCTCACAAATTCAGTCATTTCCAAGGCTGGACTCCTCACTTTTCTTAGAGGTGTAATACTTGTTATCCCTTTCACTTTCCTCACCAAGCACCTGCCATACTGCAGGGGCAATGTCATACCTCACACCTACTGTGACCACATGTCTGTGGCCAAGATATCCTGTGGCAATGTTAGGATCAATGCCATATATGGTTTAATGGTTGCCCTCCTGATTGGGGGCTTTGACATCCTGTGCATCACAATCTCCTACACTATGATCCTCCGGGCAGTTGTGAGTCTATCATCAGCAGATGCCCGGCAGAAGGCCTTTAGCACATGCACTGCTCACATCTGTGCCATTGTCATCACCTATGTCCCAGCCTTCTTCACCTTCTTTACTCACCGGTTTGGGGGACACACCATTCCTCCACATATACACATTATTATGGCTAATCTCTACCTGCTCATGCCTCCCACAATGAACCCTATTGTGTATGGGGTGAAAACCAAGCAGATACGAGAAATTGTTATTAGATTCTTGTTTAAGGAAAAGGACAATTCTCACAACATTTAA
- the LOC125177186 gene encoding olfactory receptor 52N2-like: MCGENSSSLTPGFFILNGIPGLEAAHTWISLPFCFMYIIAVMGNCGLIYLISHEDALHRPMYYFLALLSFTDVTLCTTTVPNMLCIFWFNLKEIDFDACLAQMFFVHMLTGMESGVLMLMALDRYVAICYPLHYSIILTNPVIAKTSLATFLRGVLLIIPFTFLTKRLPYCRGNFIPHTYCDHMSVAKVSCGNFKVNAIYGLLAALLIGGFDMFCISVSYTMILRAVVSLSSADARKKAFGTCTSHICAIVITYVPALFTIFTHRFGGQNIPHHVHILIANLYLMLPPTLNPIVYGAKTKQIQEGVIKLFFKQKAILVMK; the protein is encoded by the coding sequence ATGTGTGGGGAAAACAGCTCCAGCCTGACCCCGGGATTCTTTATCTTGAATGGGATTCCTGGGCTGGAAGCTGCACACACCTGGATCTCCCTGCCATTCTGCTTCATGTACATCATCGCTGTCATGGGGAACTGCGGGCTCATCTACCTAATCAGTCATGAGGATGCCCTGCACCGGCCCATGTACTACTTCCTGGCCCTGCTCTCCTTCACAGATGTCACCTTGTGCACCACCACTGTACCCAATATGCTGTGCATATTCTGGTTCAACCTCAAGGAGATTGATTTtgatgcctgcctggctcagatGTTTTTCGTCCACATGCTGACTGGGATGGAGTCTGGGGTGCTCATGCTCATGGCCCTggaccgctatgtggccatctgctACCCCTTACATTATTCCATCATCCTCACCAACCCTGTCATCGCCAAGACCAGTCTTGCCACCTTCCTGAGGGGTGTGCTGCTCATTATCCCATTCACTTTCCTCACCAAGCGTCTGCCCTATTGCCGGGGCAACTTCATTCCCCATACCTACTGTGATCATATGTCTGTGGCCAAGGTGTCCTGTGGCAATTTCAAGGTCAATGCCATCTATGGTCTCTTGGCAGCTCTCCTAATTGGGGGCTTTGATATGTTCTGTATTTCTGTGTCTTACACTATGATCTTGCGGGCAGTGGTGAGTCTGTCATCTGCAGATGCTCGAAAGAAAGCCTTCGGTACCTGTACATCCCACATATGTGCCATTGTGATCACATATGTTCCAGCCCTGTTCACCATTTTTACTCATCGTTTTGGGGGACAAAACATTCCCCACCACGTTCATATCCTTATTGCTAATCTTTATTTGATGTTGCCTCCTACTCTGAACCCCATTGTTTATGGAGCCAAGACCAAGCAGATCCAGGAAGGAGTgatcaagttattttttaaacagaaagctATCTTAGTTATGAAATAG